One window of the Streptomyces asoensis genome contains the following:
- a CDS encoding SAM-dependent methyltransferase: MSDSTSQTTATAGGPGRIDTSKPHSARFWNYFVGGKDNYEVDREIGDHIKEIFPGLVDVAVTSRHFLGRAVRYLADEQGIRQFLDVGTGLPTADNTHQVAQRVAPDARIVYVDNDPVVLAHANALLTSTPEGRTAYLDADLYDPEAVLEAAAGTLDLSRPVALMILNTLGHVGDYEQARDLVRRLMAGLPSGSHLVISDSTATSEGMIAASEAYNASGAVPYHVRAIEEIGGFFDGLELVEPGIVQVTKWRAHLDDSANFAAVDAYCGVGRKP, encoded by the coding sequence GTGTCGGATTCCACCTCCCAGACCACCGCGACCGCCGGGGGACCCGGCCGGATCGACACGTCCAAGCCGCACTCGGCCCGGTTCTGGAACTACTTCGTCGGCGGCAAGGACAACTACGAGGTCGACCGGGAGATCGGCGACCACATCAAGGAGATCTTCCCCGGCCTCGTCGACGTGGCGGTCACCAGCCGGCACTTCCTGGGGCGTGCGGTGCGCTATCTCGCCGACGAGCAGGGCATCCGCCAGTTCCTGGACGTGGGCACCGGTCTGCCCACCGCCGACAACACGCACCAGGTGGCACAGCGGGTGGCCCCGGACGCCAGGATCGTGTACGTCGACAACGACCCCGTCGTCCTGGCCCATGCGAACGCCCTGCTGACGAGCACGCCGGAAGGCAGGACCGCCTATCTGGACGCGGACCTGTACGACCCGGAAGCCGTGCTGGAAGCCGCCGCGGGGACGCTGGACCTCTCCCGGCCGGTCGCACTGATGATCCTCAACACGCTCGGCCACGTCGGCGACTACGAGCAGGCACGCGACCTGGTCCGGCGGCTCATGGCGGGTCTCCCCTCGGGCAGCCACCTGGTGATCAGCGACAGCACGGCCACCAGCGAGGGCATGATCGCCGCGTCGGAGGCGTACAACGCGAGCGGTGCCGTGCCGTACCACGTGCGCGCCATCGAGGAGATCGGCGGCTTCTTCGACGGGCTGGAACTGGTGGAGCCAGGGATCGTCCAGGTGACGAAGTGGCGTGCGCACCTCGATGATTCGGCCAACTTCGCCGCCGTCGACGCCTACTGCGGCGTGGGACGCAAGCCGTAG
- a CDS encoding DUF6191 domain-containing protein, whose protein sequence is MGFAVFMTLPGLVILLTAVAFADQLLLHAGRAGLLPWRNSARQGQISATGFEQLHASFSPGKQNELKERRSALVMRDDEEDGAPPNRTTVDLDGGVAVVRLPQADR, encoded by the coding sequence ATGGGATTCGCCGTCTTCATGACCCTGCCCGGGCTGGTCATCCTGCTGACCGCGGTGGCCTTCGCCGACCAGCTGCTTCTCCACGCCGGGCGGGCCGGACTGCTGCCCTGGCGCAACAGCGCCCGGCAGGGCCAGATATCGGCGACCGGGTTCGAACAGCTCCACGCGAGCTTCTCGCCGGGAAAGCAGAACGAGCTCAAGGAGCGCCGGTCGGCGCTGGTGATGCGGGACGACGAGGAGGACGGCGCGCCCCCGAACCGGACGACGGTGGACCTGGACGGCGGAGTCGCGGTCGTCCGGTTGCCCCAGGCCGACCGCTAG
- a CDS encoding glycoside hydrolase family 15 protein — protein sequence MRRYPPIADHGLVGDLQTAALISSDGVVDWFCAPRFDSPSLFAALLDHERGGHFAVTVDGADVTTRQLYLADTAVLITRFLTPDGVGEVVDFMPVERPETATDRHRLVRVMRVTRGRVRFALACRPRFDYGRAVHRLDLRPDSAHFSGPGTDAFLRSAGPVTLERDGEDVRGAVELGHGGRAAVVLTVCATGADPPAPPTVESLRADFDGTRGFWYRWLSRSHYRGRWQDMVNRSAITLKLLTYAPTGAPVAAATTGLPEQPGGERNWDYRYTWVRDASLSMQALLGLGFTDEALAFRHWLGERVRDGRTVTGEPLQIMYRIDGDPHLAEETLDHFEGYRGSAPVRVGNGAADQLQLDIYGEAVHALTRTDDLVHGAGYDGWLGLAGLLDWLKENWDRPDEGIWETRGGRQDFTYSRLMCWTAFDRGIRLARDFARPADLTGWTAARDAILRQVMERGWSRRREAFVQHYGSEVLDASLLLMPAVGFITPRDPRWLSTLDAMERELVSDSLVYRYDPAASPDGLRGSEGTFSLCSFLYVDALARAGRVDQARYAFDKMLTYANHVGLFAEEIGPTGEQLGNFPQAFTHLALIGSALALDEELARAQR from the coding sequence ATGCGCCGCTATCCCCCCATCGCGGACCACGGGCTGGTCGGAGACCTCCAGACGGCCGCCCTCATCTCGTCCGACGGAGTGGTCGACTGGTTCTGCGCCCCCCGCTTCGATTCGCCGAGTCTCTTCGCCGCGCTGCTGGACCACGAGCGGGGCGGTCACTTCGCCGTCACGGTCGACGGGGCGGACGTCACCACCCGCCAGCTGTACCTGGCCGACACCGCCGTCCTGATCACCCGCTTCCTCACCCCCGACGGGGTCGGCGAGGTCGTCGACTTCATGCCGGTCGAGCGTCCGGAGACCGCGACCGACCGGCACCGGCTGGTCCGGGTCATGCGGGTGACGCGCGGCCGGGTCCGTTTCGCGCTGGCCTGCCGCCCGCGCTTCGACTACGGCCGCGCCGTCCACCGCCTCGACCTGCGCCCGGACAGCGCACACTTCTCGGGCCCGGGCACCGACGCGTTCCTGCGGAGCGCGGGGCCGGTGACCCTGGAGCGGGACGGCGAGGACGTCCGGGGCGCCGTCGAGCTGGGCCACGGTGGGCGGGCCGCCGTCGTCCTGACCGTGTGCGCGACGGGAGCCGACCCGCCCGCCCCACCGACCGTCGAGAGCCTGCGGGCGGACTTCGACGGCACCCGGGGCTTCTGGTACCGCTGGCTCAGCCGCAGCCACTACCGGGGGCGCTGGCAGGACATGGTGAACCGGTCCGCGATCACCCTGAAGCTGCTCACCTACGCCCCCACCGGCGCCCCCGTCGCGGCGGCGACGACCGGCCTGCCCGAACAGCCCGGCGGAGAACGCAACTGGGACTACCGCTACACCTGGGTGCGGGACGCCTCCCTCTCGATGCAGGCCCTGCTCGGCCTGGGCTTCACCGACGAGGCTCTCGCCTTCCGGCACTGGCTCGGGGAGCGCGTGCGCGACGGCCGCACGGTCACCGGCGAACCCCTCCAGATCATGTACCGGATCGACGGCGACCCCCACCTCGCCGAGGAGACCCTCGACCACTTCGAGGGCTACCGCGGTTCGGCCCCCGTCCGTGTCGGCAACGGCGCCGCCGACCAGCTCCAGCTCGACATCTACGGCGAGGCGGTGCACGCCCTCACCCGCACCGACGACCTCGTCCACGGCGCGGGCTACGACGGGTGGCTGGGCCTGGCCGGGCTGCTGGACTGGCTCAAGGAGAACTGGGACCGCCCCGACGAGGGCATCTGGGAGACCCGTGGCGGCCGGCAGGACTTCACCTACAGCCGCCTGATGTGCTGGACGGCCTTCGACCGCGGCATCCGCCTCGCGAGGGACTTCGCCCGCCCCGCCGACCTGACCGGCTGGACCGCCGCCCGTGACGCCATCCTGCGCCAGGTGATGGAACGCGGCTGGAGCCGGCGGCGCGAGGCGTTCGTCCAGCACTACGGCAGCGAGGTCCTGGACGCCTCCCTCCTGCTGATGCCGGCGGTCGGCTTCATCACGCCGCGCGATCCGCGCTGGCTGTCCACCCTCGACGCCATGGAGCGGGAACTCGTCTCCGACAGCCTGGTCTACCGCTACGACCCGGCCGCCTCGCCCGACGGCCTGCGCGGCAGCGAGGGCACCTTCTCGCTGTGCAGCTTCCTGTACGTCGACGCCCTCGCCCGAGCGGGCCGCGTCGACCAGGCCCGGTACGCCTTCGACAAGATGCTCACCTACGCCAACCACGTCGGCCTCTTCGCCGAGGAGATCGGTCCCACCGGCGAACAACTCGGCAACTTCCCGCAGGCGTTCACCCACCTCGCCCTGATCGGTTCCGCCCTTGCCCTCGACGAGGAACTGGCGCGGGCGCAGCGCTGA
- a CDS encoding SpoIIE family protein phosphatase, which produces MDLTAAGLVSRVVRELGSRADELIAEVESGLRRELPELWDDPGIARIAAENIADHIAAGLFGLEHAIEPGLIEPPPADVDRARRLARHGTPLGTMLRAFRLAQAVVLDRLLAEMPRFTEDAELVSAATRHVIATAAAYVDRTSEQGVIAFQEERDRRLQWRLSMVNEAGVRIGTTLDIARTTQELADHAVEYFADLVTVDLLDAALHGHEFPSEGPLVLRRTARASVADDGPEPGAAPQELHICPDGSPEARALVTGQPAKHHGDTAAADAPRVHSALVVPLRARGATLGVARFCRHRNPVLYDDEDLLLAQEITARAAVAVDNARRYSYARATALALQRSLLPRGAPRQSAVEVAYRYLPAGDQVGVGGDWYDVIPLSGARVALVVGDVVGHGIHAAATMGRLRTAVRTLADIDLPPDELLTHLDDIVLRPSGEASDDVDGEAAGDMGATCLYAVYDPVSRRFTLARAGHVPPALVTPDGTVEILDLPPGPPLGLGGLPFEAAELELPEGSLLALYTDGLVESRDHDVDAGLATLRHALAQPAPSLEAICDNVIEALLPHRPDDDVALLLARTHALGAGQVATWDLAAEPAAVARARSDVSRQLSEWGLEELDFTAELVVSELVTNAIRYGRPPIRLRLIHDRALLCEVSDGSSTTPHLRRARVFDEGGRGLLLVAQLAEHWGTRHARRGKTVWAELSDTAELPLLAFT; this is translated from the coding sequence GTGGACCTGACGGCTGCCGGTCTCGTGTCCCGTGTCGTACGCGAGCTCGGTTCCCGAGCGGACGAGCTGATCGCCGAGGTGGAGAGCGGCCTGCGGCGGGAGCTTCCCGAGCTGTGGGACGACCCCGGCATCGCGCGTATAGCGGCGGAGAACATCGCCGACCACATCGCCGCCGGGCTCTTCGGCCTCGAGCACGCCATCGAGCCGGGCCTGATCGAACCACCGCCGGCGGACGTGGACCGCGCGCGCCGGCTGGCCCGGCACGGCACCCCTCTCGGCACGATGCTGCGGGCCTTCCGGCTGGCGCAGGCCGTCGTCCTCGACCGGCTGCTCGCGGAGATGCCCCGGTTCACCGAAGACGCCGAGCTGGTCAGCGCGGCCACACGGCACGTGATCGCCACGGCGGCCGCGTACGTGGACCGCACCTCGGAGCAGGGCGTCATCGCGTTCCAGGAGGAGCGGGACCGCCGGCTGCAATGGCGGCTGTCGATGGTGAACGAGGCGGGCGTACGCATCGGCACCACCCTGGACATCGCCCGCACCACGCAGGAGCTGGCCGATCACGCCGTCGAGTACTTCGCCGACCTGGTCACCGTCGACCTGCTCGACGCCGCGCTGCACGGCCACGAATTCCCGAGCGAAGGCCCCCTCGTACTGCGCCGGACCGCACGGGCATCAGTGGCCGACGACGGTCCGGAACCTGGCGCCGCACCGCAGGAGCTCCACATCTGCCCGGACGGGTCGCCCGAGGCTCGCGCCCTGGTCACCGGGCAGCCCGCCAAGCACCACGGTGACACGGCCGCCGCCGACGCCCCTCGCGTCCATTCCGCCCTGGTCGTGCCGCTGCGCGCCCGCGGCGCCACGCTGGGCGTCGCCCGGTTCTGCCGGCACCGCAACCCCGTCCTCTACGACGACGAGGACCTGCTCCTCGCCCAGGAGATCACCGCCCGGGCGGCCGTCGCCGTCGACAACGCCCGCCGCTACAGCTACGCCCGCGCCACCGCCCTCGCCCTCCAGCGCAGCCTGCTCCCGCGCGGTGCGCCGCGGCAGTCCGCGGTCGAGGTCGCCTACCGCTACCTTCCCGCGGGCGACCAGGTCGGCGTGGGCGGCGACTGGTACGACGTCATCCCGCTGTCCGGCGCCCGGGTCGCCCTCGTGGTGGGCGACGTGGTCGGGCACGGCATCCACGCCGCCGCCACCATGGGCCGTCTGCGGACCGCCGTACGCACCCTGGCCGACATCGACCTGCCGCCCGACGAACTCCTCACGCACCTCGACGACATCGTCCTGCGTCCGTCCGGCGAAGCCTCCGACGACGTGGACGGCGAAGCCGCCGGGGACATGGGCGCCACCTGCCTGTACGCCGTCTACGACCCCGTCTCCCGCCGCTTCACCCTGGCCCGCGCGGGACATGTGCCGCCCGCCCTGGTGACCCCGGACGGAACGGTCGAGATCCTGGATCTGCCGCCCGGCCCGCCACTCGGCCTGGGCGGCCTGCCGTTCGAGGCTGCGGAGCTCGAACTCCCCGAAGGCAGCCTCCTCGCCCTCTACACCGACGGCCTGGTCGAGTCCCGCGACCACGACGTCGACGCCGGCCTCGCCACGCTGCGCCACGCCCTCGCCCAGCCGGCGCCCTCCCTGGAGGCGATCTGCGACAACGTCATCGAGGCCCTGCTGCCGCACCGGCCGGACGACGACGTCGCCCTGCTCCTGGCCCGTACCCACGCCCTGGGCGCCGGCCAGGTCGCCACCTGGGACCTCGCCGCCGAACCCGCCGCCGTCGCCCGGGCCCGCTCGGACGTCTCCCGACAGCTGAGCGAGTGGGGCCTCGAGGAACTCGACTTCACCGCCGAGCTGGTCGTCAGCGAACTGGTCACCAACGCCATCCGCTACGGCCGACCCCCCATCCGGCTGCGCCTCATCCACGACCGCGCCCTCCTGTGCGAGGTCTCCGACGGCAGCAGCACCACCCCTCACCTGCGCCGGGCCCGCGTCTTCGACGAAGGCGGCCGAGGCCTGCTCCTGGTCGCCCAGCTCGCCGAACACTGGGGAACCCGCCACGCCCGCCGCGGCAAGACGGTCTGGGCCGAACTGAGCGACACCGCCGAACTCCCGCTGCTCGCCTTCACCTAG
- a CDS encoding class I SAM-dependent methyltransferase, whose translation MDIEDPKELVRRGYDALSLRYDETYGAETKYRPWIRELSRRVPAGGTVLDLGCGSGVPVARDLAAAGHRVTGVDISEVQIRRARERVPQAEFIHADATAVDFGPASFDAVVSFYALIHIPLDEQLPLLRKVAGWLRPGGWFLGTTGHRAWTGVDEDWLGGGTPMWWSHADVATYRGWIARAGMVVEQEEFVPEGEGGHALFRARRR comes from the coding sequence GTGGACATCGAAGATCCCAAAGAGCTGGTCCGGCGCGGGTATGACGCGCTCTCCCTCCGCTACGACGAGACGTACGGCGCGGAGACGAAGTACCGGCCATGGATCCGCGAACTGTCCCGTCGTGTCCCGGCAGGCGGCACCGTGCTGGACCTCGGGTGCGGAAGTGGGGTCCCCGTCGCACGTGACCTGGCGGCCGCAGGTCACCGTGTCACGGGCGTGGACATCAGTGAGGTGCAGATCCGCAGGGCTCGGGAGCGCGTGCCGCAGGCCGAGTTCATCCATGCCGACGCCACGGCGGTGGACTTCGGGCCGGCCTCCTTCGACGCGGTCGTCTCGTTCTACGCACTGATCCACATTCCGCTCGACGAACAGCTTCCGTTGCTCCGGAAGGTCGCCGGATGGTTGCGACCGGGCGGTTGGTTCCTGGGCACCACCGGCCATCGGGCCTGGACCGGTGTCGATGAGGACTGGCTCGGTGGTGGGACCCCCATGTGGTGGAGCCACGCGGACGTCGCGACGTATCGGGGCTGGATCGCTCGGGCCGGGATGGTGGTCGAGCAGGAGGAGTTCGTGCCCGAGGGCGAGGGCGGTCACGCTCTGTTCCGGGCGCGCCGCCGCTGA
- a CDS encoding restriction endonuclease, producing the protein MAVPPHVPQPARSPRRFELRSTAVYFVLLAILLTLLGTVARTAMAAAERRPGWAVSLVLVGAAAVVAAGRRRFSAARLARRAAKSLEAATETVVEALETAPPAVASGPAVPRAEFVGGGLDVEPTIPLGQPLGQISEHPLDDVSADTEEIGYEELDPYEFEQAIAELCRRDGCTEVEVVGGAGDLGADVVARTPDGRVLVIQCKRYSDTNRVGSQDMQRFGGTCFAVHGAEVAAVVTTGDFTAPAVEYARQCGIVCVDGEDLGRWQDAAGPRPWEPEFVAG; encoded by the coding sequence ATGGCCGTACCGCCACACGTTCCGCAGCCCGCGCGTAGTCCGCGTCGGTTCGAACTTCGTTCCACGGCCGTGTACTTCGTGCTGCTCGCCATCCTGCTGACCCTGCTGGGCACGGTCGCCCGTACCGCCATGGCCGCGGCGGAGCGCCGTCCCGGCTGGGCCGTCTCGCTCGTGCTCGTCGGTGCTGCCGCTGTCGTCGCCGCCGGACGGCGCAGGTTCTCGGCGGCGAGGCTCGCACGCCGTGCCGCGAAGTCCTTGGAGGCGGCCACGGAGACGGTGGTCGAGGCTCTCGAGACCGCGCCACCCGCTGTTGCTTCGGGGCCGGCCGTGCCGCGGGCGGAGTTTGTCGGTGGGGGACTCGACGTGGAACCGACGATCCCGCTCGGTCAGCCCCTCGGTCAGATCTCCGAGCACCCTCTCGACGACGTGTCGGCCGACACCGAGGAGATCGGTTACGAGGAGCTGGACCCCTACGAGTTCGAGCAGGCGATAGCCGAGCTGTGCCGGCGCGACGGCTGCACCGAGGTGGAGGTCGTCGGCGGGGCCGGCGATCTGGGCGCCGATGTCGTGGCGAGGACACCGGACGGACGTGTGCTCGTCATCCAGTGCAAGCGGTACAGCGATACCAACCGTGTCGGTTCCCAGGACATGCAGCGCTTCGGCGGGACGTGCTTCGCCGTGCACGGGGCCGAGGTCGCGGCGGTCGTCACCACCGGCGACTTCACGGCGCCCGCCGTCGAGTACGCGCGGCAATGCGGCATCGTGTGCGTGGACGGCGAGGACCTTGGGCGTTGGCAGGACGCGGCGGGTCCGAGGCCGTGGGAGCCGGAGTTCGTGGCGGGCTGA
- a CDS encoding alpha/beta hydrolase, with protein sequence MSALVVRHRPAASPGAAVVVLHGGREHSREASRGWHLAALRMRPVLRAAVAATDRQDVLVGEVRYRYRGWNATADPVHDTVRALDELRRTVGEVPVTLVGHSMGGRAALRAAADPAVRGVLALAPWCPPGEPVDHLGGKRIVVLHGDRDRVTDPGESADYVRRARRAAAQAGIVLVRRGDHAMLRRCADWHRATAAIVAQLLRPEPVIEGLAGEACAADGPLPW encoded by the coding sequence ATGTCCGCCTTGGTGGTGCGGCACCGGCCGGCCGCCTCGCCGGGCGCCGCGGTCGTGGTCCTGCACGGCGGCCGGGAACACAGCCGGGAGGCATCGCGGGGCTGGCACCTGGCCGCCCTGCGCATGCGTCCCGTCCTCCGGGCGGCCGTGGCCGCGACGGACCGTCAGGACGTGCTGGTCGGCGAGGTGCGCTACCGCTACCGGGGCTGGAACGCGACCGCCGACCCCGTGCACGACACCGTACGGGCCCTCGACGAACTGCGCCGGACGGTCGGCGAGGTGCCCGTGACCCTGGTGGGCCACTCGATGGGCGGCCGGGCGGCGCTACGGGCGGCGGCCGACCCCGCGGTGCGCGGTGTCCTCGCGCTGGCGCCGTGGTGCCCGCCCGGCGAACCCGTCGACCATCTCGGCGGGAAGAGGATCGTCGTGCTGCACGGAGACCGTGACCGGGTGACCGATCCGGGGGAGTCCGCGGACTACGTCCGGCGGGCCCGGCGGGCGGCGGCGCAGGCAGGCATCGTCCTCGTCCGCCGCGGTGACCACGCCATGCTCCGGCGCTGCGCCGACTGGCACCGTGCCACCGCCGCGATCGTCGCCCAACTCCTGCGACCGGAGCCGGTCATCGAGGGTCTCGCCGGCGAGGCCTGCGCGGCGGACGGCCCCCTGCCGTGGTGA
- a CDS encoding aminotransferase class V-fold PLP-dependent enzyme — protein MNEGEVVTVPRPLTLPDGRPASAAWTLDPDMRHLNHGSFGAVPRVAQERQNALRAEMERAPVAWFPSLPGRIAAARAAVAGRLRTDAKDLALVPNASAGASVVYAALAARPGGDIVVTDHGYGAVTMGAERLARRWGTGVRTARVPLAADAEQAYRAVMAQVDDGVALIVLDQITSATARLMPVERVGTEAARRGITLLVDGAHAPGLLAAPLDGLVCDAWVGNLHKWGCAPRGTAALVAHGPLRADLHPLIDSWGAAEPFPDRFDHQGTLDATGFLAAPAALDFIDDTWGWDTARRYMDELADHGARVVAEAFGRIGAPADPVDVGLPVPGMRLVRLPEGLGTSRVAADALRDRATAELGVEAAFTSFDGLGYLRLSAHLYNTPDDYAYFAETCVPVVEKWAREARES, from the coding sequence GTGAACGAGGGCGAAGTCGTCACCGTGCCCCGACCGTTGACGCTGCCGGACGGGCGACCCGCGTCGGCGGCCTGGACGCTCGACCCGGACATGCGGCATCTCAACCACGGCTCGTTCGGCGCCGTCCCACGGGTGGCGCAGGAGCGGCAGAACGCCCTGCGGGCGGAGATGGAACGAGCCCCGGTCGCCTGGTTCCCGTCGCTGCCCGGCCGGATCGCCGCGGCCCGCGCGGCCGTGGCGGGTCGGCTGCGGACCGACGCGAAGGACCTGGCGCTCGTGCCGAACGCCAGTGCCGGGGCCAGCGTCGTCTACGCCGCGCTGGCCGCCCGGCCCGGCGGGGACATCGTGGTCACCGACCACGGCTACGGCGCCGTCACCATGGGCGCGGAGCGGCTGGCCCGCCGCTGGGGGACCGGCGTACGCACGGCCCGGGTGCCGCTGGCGGCCGACGCCGAGCAGGCGTACCGAGCGGTGATGGCGCAGGTGGACGACGGCGTCGCCCTGATCGTCCTGGACCAGATCACCTCCGCGACGGCCCGGCTGATGCCGGTCGAACGCGTCGGGACCGAAGCCGCGCGGCGCGGGATCACCCTGCTCGTCGACGGCGCGCACGCCCCCGGTCTGCTGGCCGCGCCCCTGGACGGACTGGTCTGCGACGCCTGGGTCGGCAACCTTCACAAATGGGGGTGCGCCCCGCGCGGTACGGCGGCGCTCGTCGCCCACGGCCCGCTGCGGGCGGACCTTCATCCACTGATCGACTCATGGGGCGCGGCCGAACCCTTCCCGGACCGCTTCGACCACCAGGGCACGCTCGACGCCACCGGCTTCCTGGCCGCGCCCGCCGCACTGGACTTCATCGACGACACCTGGGGCTGGGACACGGCCCGCCGGTACATGGACGAACTGGCGGACCACGGCGCCCGTGTCGTCGCGGAGGCCTTCGGTCGGATCGGGGCCCCGGCCGATCCCGTCGACGTCGGGCTGCCCGTCCCGGGGATGCGGCTCGTCCGCCTGCCGGAGGGCCTGGGCACGAGCCGGGTCGCGGCGGACGCCCTGCGCGACCGTGCGACCGCCGAACTGGGCGTGGAAGCCGCGTTCACCAGCTTCGACGGACTCGGCTACCTCCGGCTGTCCGCCCATCTCTACAACACCCCCGACGACTACGCGTACTTCGCCGAGACCTGTGTGCCCGTCGTCGAGAAATGGGCCCGCGAGGCAAGGGAGTCGTAG
- a CDS encoding SDR family oxidoreductase, producing the protein MHDSPLEDRTAVVTGAARGVGAALARELARRGARLALIGHEGAALRSVAASLPTPALAVEADVTDGEALERAAEVVRARLGPPSVVVANAGIAEGGPFASADMASWRRVIDVNVTGSALTARVFLPDLVESAGYYLQIASLASMGAAPLMSAYCASKAGVEAFAHALRAETAHHGVAVGIAYLNWTDTDMIRDADRHAVLRELRAHMPPPARRVFPPEFVATRLATAVERRRTAVYVPASLRLVQLTRAALPALVVRRSRRALPRLEAADALRPTGPLGAGGRADETAAAQRRGTPNGR; encoded by the coding sequence GTGCATGACAGTCCCCTCGAAGACCGCACCGCCGTGGTCACGGGAGCCGCCCGCGGGGTGGGAGCGGCGCTGGCTCGGGAGCTCGCACGGCGCGGCGCCCGCCTGGCGCTGATCGGCCACGAGGGGGCCGCGCTGCGGTCCGTGGCCGCGTCGCTGCCCACTCCCGCGCTGGCCGTCGAGGCCGACGTCACCGACGGCGAGGCGCTGGAGCGGGCGGCCGAGGTCGTCCGCGCGCGGCTGGGGCCGCCGTCGGTCGTCGTCGCGAACGCGGGAATCGCGGAAGGCGGCCCGTTCGCCTCGGCGGACATGGCCTCCTGGCGGCGGGTGATCGACGTCAACGTCACGGGCAGCGCCCTGACGGCACGCGTCTTCCTGCCGGACCTGGTGGAGTCGGCGGGCTACTACCTCCAGATCGCTTCGCTGGCCTCGATGGGGGCCGCCCCCCTGATGAGCGCCTACTGCGCCTCGAAGGCCGGCGTGGAGGCCTTCGCGCACGCGCTGCGGGCCGAGACGGCACACCACGGCGTGGCCGTCGGCATCGCCTACCTGAACTGGACCGACACCGACATGATCCGGGACGCCGACCGGCATGCGGTGCTGCGTGAGCTGCGCGCTCACATGCCACCGCCCGCCCGACGTGTCTTCCCGCCGGAGTTCGTGGCGACCCGCCTCGCCACGGCCGTGGAACGCCGGCGCACCGCCGTCTACGTCCCGGCCTCGCTGCGCCTCGTCCAGCTGACGCGGGCCGCACTGCCGGCCCTGGTCGTACGCCGGTCCCGCCGCGCGCTGCCCCGTCTGGAGGCAGCGGATGCCTTGCGTCCCACCGGGCCGCTCGGCGCCGGTGGCCGAGCCGACGAAACGGCGGCGGCGCAGCGCCGTGGCACGCCGAACGGGCGGTGA